The Bacteroidota bacterium genome includes a region encoding these proteins:
- a CDS encoding polysaccharide biosynthesis protein: MLLFERTVPRWTKLLADLLICLFSLILAYLLRFNFAAIPQDEIDRFPVIFPFVIGIRALSFILGRTYKGIFRYTGSQDAQRIFIVNVITSFFFAAANVVSYYFITTTFIVPYSIVVIEFMSCTFLMISLRLAYKSIYMEWKNPSRTKTSVIIFGAGESGIITKRTLDRDAGMKYKVLAFIDDDENKLGSKLEGITIHPFNKMEELLQNGNVAHMVISVQHISAKRKEAIVEACLKYNTKILNVPPVSSWINGELSFKQIKKIQIEELLERSQIQLDMENIKRQTLDKVILVTGAAGSIGSEIVKQLSKFNPRKIILVDIAESPLYEMEVELKNIFHLRSFEIVIADIRNKERMESIFSKYSPQVVYHAAAYKHVPMMEYHPIEAVQTNVLGSKIIADLAVKHGTEKFVMISTDKAVNPTNVMGASKRIAEMYVQSLGKESKTRFVTTRFGNVLGSNGSVIQFFRHQIEKGGPITVTHPDITRYFMTIPEACQLVLEAGSMGKGGEIFLFDMGELVKISDLAKKMVQLAGLTLGKDIQIIYTGLRPGEKLFEELLATKENSIPTHNPQIMAGKMREYDYKGISEKADALISLLHNQNNKEIVRKMKEMIPEFKSENSVYEELDKASV; the protein is encoded by the coding sequence ATGCTCCTATTCGAACGAACGGTTCCGCGATGGACAAAACTTCTGGCTGACCTGCTGATTTGCCTTTTCTCCCTCATCCTCGCTTATTTGCTCCGCTTCAACTTTGCCGCCATCCCGCAGGATGAGATAGATAGGTTTCCTGTTATTTTTCCTTTTGTCATTGGAATACGTGCGCTTAGTTTCATTCTTGGAAGAACCTATAAGGGAATTTTCCGCTATACCGGCTCACAAGATGCTCAGCGGATTTTTATTGTAAATGTAATAACAAGTTTTTTTTTCGCTGCGGCAAATGTAGTATCCTACTATTTCATCACAACAACATTTATTGTTCCGTATTCTATTGTTGTGATTGAATTTATGTCCTGCACATTCCTGATGATAAGTCTGCGCCTTGCTTATAAATCCATTTACATGGAATGGAAAAATCCGAGCCGCACCAAAACAAGTGTCATTATTTTTGGAGCAGGCGAATCAGGTATCATTACAAAAAGAACGCTGGACCGCGATGCGGGAATGAAATACAAAGTGCTTGCTTTCATTGATGACGATGAAAATAAATTGGGAAGCAAACTAGAAGGAATTACTATTCATCCGTTCAATAAGATGGAAGAACTACTGCAGAACGGAAATGTGGCGCACATGGTAATTTCCGTTCAGCATATTTCCGCAAAAAGAAAAGAAGCCATCGTGGAAGCATGTTTAAAATATAATACAAAGATCCTGAATGTTCCACCCGTCAGCAGCTGGATAAACGGAGAACTCAGCTTCAAGCAAATCAAAAAAATTCAGATTGAAGAATTACTGGAACGGAGCCAGATACAACTGGATATGGAAAACATAAAAAGACAGACACTTGACAAAGTAATTCTTGTTACAGGTGCAGCCGGCTCCATCGGCAGCGAAATCGTGAAGCAATTGTCAAAATTCAATCCTAGAAAAATAATTCTGGTTGACATTGCCGAATCTCCGCTCTATGAAATGGAAGTGGAACTCAAAAATATTTTTCATCTCCGCTCTTTTGAAATTGTTATTGCTGACATTCGAAATAAAGAACGGATGGAAAGTATCTTTTCAAAATATTCTCCGCAAGTTGTTTATCACGCTGCTGCCTATAAGCACGTGCCAATGATGGAATATCATCCCATTGAAGCGGTTCAAACCAATGTGCTCGGTTCAAAAATCATTGCTGACCTTGCAGTAAAACATGGTACTGAAAAATTTGTGATGATTTCTACTGATAAAGCTGTGAACCCAACAAACGTGATGGGGGCTTCAAAAAGAATTGCGGAAATGTATGTTCAATCATTAGGCAAAGAATCAAAAACAAGATTTGTCACAACAAGATTTGGAAATGTGCTCGGTTCCAACGGCTCAGTGATTCAGTTTTTCCGTCATCAGATTGAAAAAGGCGGACCGATTACCGTAACGCATCCAGACATCACAAGATACTTTATGACAATTCCTGAAGCTTGCCAACTAGTTCTCGAAGCTGGTTCCATGGGGAAAGGCGGAGAAATATTTTTGTTTGATATGGGAGAGTTGGTAAAAATTTCTGACCTGGCAAAAAAAATGGTACAGCTTGCAGGATTAACTTTAGGAAAAGACATTCAGATTATTTACACTGGACTGCGTCCTGGCGAAAAACTCTTTGAAGAACTTCTTGCCACGAAAGAAAATTCCATTCCAACTCATAATCCTCAGATCATGGCAGGAAAAATGAGAGAGTACGATTACAAAGGAATTTCTGAAAAAGCAGACGCACTCATTTCTCTTCTACACAATCAAAACAACAAAGAAATTGTCAGAAAGATGAAAGAAATGATTCCTGAATTCAAAAGTGAGAATTCCGTTTACGAGGAGTTAGACAAAGCTTCAGTTTAA
- the gcvT gene encoding glycine cleavage system aminomethyltransferase GcvT, which yields MKNTAITHRHISLGAKMVPFAGFNMPVSYSGLNDEHLTVRNSVGIFDVSHMGEFMLKGEKALDLIQLVTSNDASKLTDKKVQYTCLPNDKGGMVDDLLVYRWDANEYYLVVNASNIEKDWNWISKHNTFGVEMKNISDDLSLFAVQGPKAITTLQKLTDIDLSKMEYYAFDTGKMAGCDDVIISNTGYTGAGGFEIYVWNKDAEKMWDAIMETGKEFGIKPIGLGARDTLRLEMGFCLYGNDIDDTTSPLEAGLGWITKFTKEFTNSKNLKEQKEKGVAKKLVAFEMVDRGIPRHDYEITDANGNVLGKVTSGTQSPSLNKGIGMGYVKTEFSKPDSEIFIKIRDKNLKAKIIKIPFLKK from the coding sequence ATGAAAAACACAGCAATCACACACAGGCATATTTCACTTGGAGCAAAGATGGTTCCCTTTGCAGGTTTCAATATGCCGGTTTCTTATTCAGGTTTGAACGATGAACATTTAACGGTGAGAAACTCTGTCGGCATTTTTGACGTAAGCCACATGGGAGAATTTATGCTCAAAGGTGAAAAAGCGCTTGACCTCATTCAACTTGTAACTTCCAATGACGCATCTAAACTTACAGATAAAAAAGTTCAGTATACGTGTTTGCCGAATGATAAAGGTGGAATGGTAGATGATTTGCTCGTGTACCGCTGGGATGCGAACGAATATTATTTGGTTGTGAATGCTTCGAACATTGAAAAAGACTGGAACTGGATTTCGAAACACAATACATTTGGAGTTGAAATGAAAAACATTAGCGATGATTTGAGTTTGTTTGCCGTGCAGGGTCCAAAAGCAATTACTACTCTTCAAAAATTAACGGACATTGATTTGTCTAAGATGGAATATTATGCTTTTGACACAGGAAAAATGGCAGGATGCGATGATGTGATAATTTCTAACACTGGTTATACAGGCGCAGGAGGTTTTGAAATTTATGTATGGAACAAGGACGCTGAAAAAATGTGGGATGCAATCATGGAAACCGGAAAAGAATTCGGAATAAAACCAATCGGGCTTGGAGCACGCGATACATTGAGATTGGAAATGGGCTTTTGTCTCTATGGAAATGATATTGATGATACCACTTCACCTTTGGAAGCAGGTCTCGGATGGATAACAAAATTCACAAAAGAGTTCACCAATTCAAAAAATCTGAAAGAACAAAAAGAAAAAGGAGTTGCAAAAAAACTTGTAGCCTTTGAAATGGTTGACCGCGGAATTCCCCGCCATGATTATGAAATAACTGATGCTAATGGAAATGTTCTTGGAAAAGTAACATCTGGTACCCAATCTCCTTCACTGAACAAAGGAATCGGAATGGGTTATGTGAAAACAGAATTCTCAAAACCGGATTCTGAAATCTTTATTAAGATTCGCGACAAAAATCTTAAAGCAAAAATAATTAAGATTCCGTTTTTGAAAAAGTAA
- the thiL gene encoding thiamine-phosphate kinase — MFDNKDIRTELSSLGEFGLIKHISKHVLLHNESSVCGIGDDAAVIKYSEGKQTVVSTDMLIEGVHFDLTYCPLKHLGYKAVSVNVSDIYAMNAMPRQILVSIAISNRFSLEAIEELYAGMLLACKRFDVDLVGGDTSSSKTGMVINITVIGEADKNEIVYRSGAKPTNLLCVSGDLGSAYLGLQILEREKKIFLENPNIQPDMSGNDYLIERQLKPEARKDIIKKLKEIGVKPTAMIDISDGLASETLHLCTESSVGCRLYENKIPIDDIAIQRAKEFNMNPTVCALNGGEDYELLFTIDINDYEKLKAPPKPSSISPPLMWEVGRGLDITVIGHITEQSEGTNLVLTGTEMLTQLTAQGWNHLKK; from the coding sequence ATGTTTGACAACAAAGACATACGTACTGAACTTTCTTCACTTGGAGAATTCGGCCTGATAAAACATATTTCTAAACACGTTCTGCTCCATAATGAATCTTCTGTTTGCGGCATAGGCGATGACGCTGCTGTGATAAAATATTCTGAGGGGAAGCAAACGGTTGTTAGCACTGATATGCTGATTGAAGGAGTACATTTTGATCTGACCTATTGTCCGCTGAAACATCTTGGTTACAAAGCAGTTTCAGTGAATGTGTCAGATATTTATGCAATGAACGCAATGCCGAGACAGATTTTGGTTTCCATTGCTATATCCAATCGTTTTTCACTTGAAGCGATTGAAGAACTTTATGCAGGAATGCTTCTTGCCTGCAAACGTTTTGATGTTGATTTAGTCGGAGGAGATACAAGTTCTTCAAAAACAGGAATGGTAATAAATATTACGGTTATCGGAGAAGCAGATAAAAATGAAATTGTTTATCGAAGTGGTGCCAAGCCCACCAATCTGCTTTGTGTGTCGGGAGATTTGGGTTCGGCATATCTTGGCTTGCAGATTCTTGAGCGAGAGAAAAAAATATTTTTGGAAAATCCCAACATTCAGCCTGACATGAGCGGGAATGATTACCTGATAGAGCGTCAGTTAAAACCTGAAGCAAGAAAAGATATTATAAAGAAGTTAAAAGAAATTGGTGTGAAGCCCACTGCGATGATTGATATTTCTGACGGACTTGCTTCTGAAACACTTCACCTCTGCACGGAATCAAGTGTGGGTTGCAGATTGTATGAAAATAAAATTCCGATTGATGATATTGCTATTCAACGGGCGAAAGAATTTAATATGAATCCAACCGTTTGCGCGCTGAATGGTGGCGAAGATTATGAATTGCTTTTTACCATTGATATTAATGATTATGAAAAATTAAAAGCCCCGCCTAAACCTTCATCTATTTCTCCTCCCCTAATGTGGGAGGTCGGGAGGGGGCTTGATATTACAGTCATAGGGCACATCACCGAACAATCCGAAGGAACCAATTTAGTCCTCACCGGAACCGAAATGCTTACTCAACTTACCGCGCAGGGATGGAATCATTTAAAGAAGTAG
- a CDS encoding 1,4-dihydroxy-6-naphthoate synthase, which produces MKTQILALGFSPCPNDCFIFDALLHKKIDTEGLKFKPFIEDVETLNKKAFQNRLDISKLSFFTFAQVQKKYSLLDSGSALGFGVGPLVVAKPNFKLPSLGEGLGMGFRIAIPGKNTTANLLFSLAYPLLKNKTEILFSEIENAVLKGKFDLGLIIHESRFTYEQQGLKKVIDLGEWWEKKTKLPIPLGGIAIKKTFSKEIQDKVNRVIRRSVEFAFANPDSSKSFVKKHAQEMDDDVIKQHINLYVNKFSISLGKKGREAVKIFLKKATSLNDSIPAR; this is translated from the coding sequence ATGAAAACTCAAATTCTTGCTCTTGGTTTTTCTCCCTGCCCAAACGACTGTTTCATCTTTGACGCACTCCTTCACAAAAAAATTGATACCGAAGGATTAAAGTTCAAACCATTTATTGAAGATGTCGAAACGCTGAACAAAAAAGCTTTCCAAAATAGATTAGATATTTCGAAGCTCAGCTTCTTCACGTTCGCACAAGTTCAAAAAAAATATTCTCTTCTTGATTCGGGCTCGGCTCTGGGTTTTGGCGTTGGCCCGTTGGTTGTTGCCAAACCCAATTTCAAACTCCCTTCCCTTGGGGAAGGGTTGGGGATGGGCTTCAGAATTGCTATCCCCGGGAAAAACACAACCGCCAATCTTCTTTTCTCACTCGCCTACCCTCTTCTTAAAAATAAAACCGAAATTCTTTTCTCAGAAATAGAAAATGCTGTACTGAAAGGAAAGTTTGATTTAGGGCTTATCATTCACGAGAGTCGTTTTACTTACGAGCAACAGGGATTGAAGAAAGTAATTGATCTTGGCGAATGGTGGGAGAAAAAAACAAAACTTCCTATTCCGCTGGGTGGAATTGCTATCAAAAAAACCTTTTCGAAAGAAATTCAGGATAAAGTCAACCGCGTCATTAGGAGAAGCGTTGAGTTTGCTTTTGCGAATCCTGATTCAAGTAAATCATTTGTAAAAAAACACGCGCAGGAAATGGATGATGACGTGATTAAACAGCACATTAATCTTTATGTAAATAAGTTTTCCATCTCACTTGGAAAGAAAGGAAGGGAAGCTGTAAAGATTTTTCTGAAAAAAGCTACTTCTTTAAATGATTCCATCCCTGCGCGGTAA
- a CDS encoding 2-phosphosulfolactate phosphatase has product MEEKKLKIDACFSPYLYPVYKDEENIVVIIDVLRATSAICTAFENGAEKIIPVARLEEAKAYKQKGFLVGAERNGLPVDGFDFGNSPFHYMGEHIKGKTIVLTTTNGTQAIEAAKDAYKIVIGSFLNIDALCNFLISEDRNILLLCSGWKNKFNLEDAVFAGAVTDEISKRSEKYDFGDACLALKYLSQMAKKNPNKFLTESSHKERLAKLNLKEDVRYCLTPNQTRVIPIYKEGALVPHP; this is encoded by the coding sequence ATGGAAGAAAAGAAATTGAAAATAGATGCCTGTTTTTCTCCTTATCTCTATCCTGTTTACAAGGACGAAGAAAATATAGTTGTTATCATTGATGTCCTTCGTGCAACTTCAGCCATCTGTACAGCTTTTGAGAATGGTGCGGAAAAAATTATTCCTGTCGCAAGACTTGAAGAAGCAAAAGCATATAAGCAGAAAGGTTTTTTAGTTGGAGCGGAAAGAAACGGATTGCCAGTAGATGGTTTTGATTTTGGCAATTCTCCGTTTCATTACATGGGCGAACATATAAAAGGAAAAACCATTGTACTCACCACTACCAATGGCACTCAGGCAATTGAAGCTGCAAAAGACGCTTACAAAATTGTTATTGGTTCTTTTCTGAATATTGATGCTCTGTGTAATTTTCTTATTTCGGAAGACAGAAATATTCTTCTTCTTTGTTCGGGATGGAAAAATAAATTCAATCTGGAAGACGCTGTTTTTGCCGGTGCAGTAACGGATGAGATTTCAAAACGCTCGGAGAAATATGATTTTGGAGATGCGTGCCTTGCACTGAAATATCTTTCGCAAATGGCGAAAAAGAATCCCAATAAATTCCTGACCGAATCTTCGCACAAAGAACGTCTTGCAAAATTAAACTTGAAAGAAGATGTGCGTTACTGCCTTACGCCAAATCAAACAAGAGTTATTCCTATATATAAGGAAGGAGCGCTGGTTCCCCACCCCTAA
- a CDS encoding zinc dependent phospholipase C family protein, with the protein MSRKKFFLLYFLLPIAYCLLPTSASPWGFFAHKKINQLAVFTLPPEMITFYKKNIDYITAHAVDPDRRRHSNPDEAARHYIDIDHYGKSPFDSVPHHWKDAVKKYSEDTLNAYGIVPWYVETMMYRLTAAFKEENVDRILYLSANIGHYIEDAHVPLHTTENYNGQFTNQKGIHAFWESRIPELFADKWDLFTGKAQFVDKINDRIWQIVKESNAEKDSVLKFEADLNAYWSADKKYSFENKGNMMTKVYSEEYSNAYEKKLNGMVERRMRQSIIDVGSFWFTAWMNAGKPNLDRLLTKEVSDSLKTAEKETEKMWKTGKPSKGHDEE; encoded by the coding sequence GTGTCACGCAAAAAGTTTTTTCTTCTTTATTTCCTTTTGCCAATTGCCTACTGCCTGTTGCCTACTTCTGCTTCCCCCTGGGGTTTCTTCGCCCATAAAAAAATAAATCAGCTGGCGGTGTTCACGCTTCCGCCTGAGATGATTACGTTCTACAAAAAAAATATTGATTACATCACAGCCCATGCCGTTGACCCTGACAGGCGCAGGCATTCCAATCCCGATGAAGCGGCACGCCATTACATTGACATTGACCATTACGGAAAAAGTCCTTTTGATTCAGTTCCACATCATTGGAAAGACGCGGTGAAAAAATATTCTGAAGATACGCTCAATGCGTATGGCATCGTTCCCTGGTATGTCGAAACAATGATGTATCGCCTCACGGCAGCATTCAAGGAAGAAAATGTGGACAGGATTCTTTATCTCTCTGCCAATATCGGACATTATATAGAAGATGCACACGTGCCGCTTCACACAACGGAAAACTATAACGGGCAGTTCACCAATCAAAAAGGCATTCACGCTTTTTGGGAATCGCGCATTCCGGAATTATTTGCAGACAAGTGGGATTTGTTTACCGGCAAGGCGCAGTTTGTAGATAAAATAAATGACAGAATCTGGCAAATCGTGAAAGAGAGCAATGCTGAAAAAGATTCGGTGCTGAAGTTTGAAGCCGATCTCAACGCGTATTGGAGCGCAGATAAAAAATATTCTTTCGAGAACAAAGGAAACATGATGACTAAAGTTTATTCCGAAGAATATTCAAATGCGTATGAAAAAAAACTGAACGGAATGGTGGAGCGAAGAATGCGCCAGTCAATCATTGATGTGGGAAGTTTCTGGTTCACCGCCTGGATGAATGCAGGCAAACCCAACCTCGACCGCCTGCTCACCAAAGAAGTTTCTGATTCACTCAAGACCGCTGAAAAAGAAACTGAAAAAATGTGGAAGACCGGAAAACCGTCCAAAGGACATGATGAGGAATAA
- a CDS encoding acyl-CoA thioesterase, which produces MEGFKHKTPIQIRFKDVDMMGHVNNANHFTYLEIARAKYFDDVVAEEVNWSKEGIILAKLLCNYKMPILFKDKVFVYTKCAKIGNKSFELDYKIIKEENSKEIILAEASSVQVCFDYEKKENILMPEKWRKKIEAFEK; this is translated from the coding sequence ATGGAAGGATTCAAACACAAAACTCCGATTCAAATCCGCTTCAAGGATGTGGATATGATGGGACACGTAAACAATGCAAACCATTTCACCTATCTTGAAATTGCGCGAGCGAAATACTTTGACGATGTTGTGGCAGAAGAAGTAAATTGGTCAAAAGAAGGAATTATACTTGCGAAATTGCTTTGCAACTATAAAATGCCGATTTTATTCAAAGACAAAGTTTTTGTCTATACGAAATGCGCCAAAATAGGAAATAAAAGTTTTGAGCTCGATTATAAAATCATCAAAGAAGAAAACTCAAAAGAAATTATTCTGGCCGAAGCTTCTTCTGTTCAGGTTTGTTTTGATTATGAGAAAAAAGAAAATATCCTGATGCCTGAAAAATGGAGAAAAAAAATTGAAGCTTTTGAGAAATGA
- a CDS encoding T9SS type A sorting domain-containing protein: MKKIFTLLFIALCGKLFSQPIVIPTVFHVIYNSAAQNISNSQVLQQLQQLNSDYSDTTCAGTYAQDINTEIQFVLAQQDPNGNATNGIIHKQTTVASFTTNNAMMSNASGGDDIWDRDSYLNIYVCNLGGGLLGYAQFPCGAAGTDALVIHYCTAGSLTSPGTCAPYQYGRTASSELGHWFGLFHTVGNSCAVDVDGIPDTYTADGICSPLFIDTCSGLAQFLLCLNYMTFSDDGNKCFFTSGQKAVMWNSINSCRSSLKTSIGGNPPTGVQNNSAENSISIFPNPSSGIFSMQLRQFQNVQIKIYNVFGECIYQHISTSSNFQIDLSSQPAGIYYLSIHSDKYSITKQLAVVK; the protein is encoded by the coding sequence ATGAAAAAAATATTTACTCTTCTCTTTATTGCTCTCTGCGGGAAACTATTTTCTCAGCCGATTGTAATTCCAACCGTGTTTCATGTGATTTACAATAGTGCTGCACAGAATATTTCCAATTCGCAGGTTCTACAGCAGCTTCAGCAATTGAATTCTGATTATTCAGACACAACTTGCGCTGGCACGTATGCGCAGGATATAAATACAGAAATACAATTTGTTTTAGCACAGCAAGACCCGAATGGAAATGCTACAAATGGAATTATTCACAAGCAGACGACTGTTGCTTCTTTCACAACTAACAATGCAATGATGTCTAATGCATCTGGCGGAGACGACATTTGGGACAGGGATAGTTACCTTAATATATATGTATGCAACCTTGGCGGAGGATTGTTAGGGTATGCGCAATTTCCATGCGGAGCTGCTGGTACAGATGCATTGGTAATACATTACTGCACTGCAGGAAGTTTGACTTCACCGGGAACTTGTGCTCCGTATCAATATGGCAGAACAGCAAGCAGTGAACTGGGTCATTGGTTTGGATTATTTCATACTGTTGGAAATTCCTGTGCAGTTGATGTAGATGGCATTCCAGATACTTATACAGCGGATGGCATTTGTTCACCATTATTCATTGATACTTGCAGCGGGTTGGCTCAATTCCTGCTTTGCCTGAACTATATGACATTCAGTGATGATGGGAATAAATGTTTTTTCACTTCCGGACAAAAAGCAGTTATGTGGAATTCTATCAATAGCTGCCGTTCATCATTAAAAACTTCTATTGGAGGAAATCCTCCTACCGGAGTTCAAAATAATTCCGCAGAGAATAGTATTTCCATCTTCCCCAATCCATCAAGTGGAATCTTTAGTATGCAATTGAGACAATTCCAAAATGTGCAAATAAAAATATATAATGTATTTGGAGAATGCATTTATCAGCACATTAGCACATCCTCAAATTTTCAAATTGACCTTTCTTCTCAGCCGGCTGGAATTTATTATCTCAGCATTCATTCCGATAAATACTCAATTACAAAACAACTTGCTGTTGTGAAGTAA
- a CDS encoding serine hydrolase yields the protein MKKLFFRAHPKSFPKGRTLYILLLLFSLPFGKGWGWALAQPTFVKDSLDKYVEREMKRWNVPGSAVAIVKDGKVVVMKGYGVRAIKVSSNEGDLGEAVDENTLFQIASNTKAFTATSLALLDVQKRIALDDKVTKWLPYFKLNDELASREVTVKDLLCHRIGFQTFQSDLLNWNCNLSRKELITNMRNVKPVYSFRSHYGYCNAAFLTAGEIIPAVTDTSWDDFLKYHFFIPLKMNHTSTTYKTIIADNNASKPYTIVDDKLVLLPYANVDNLGPAASINSCVKDLANWLLMQLDSGKFEGKQVVPFEALQMTRASNSIVSDMNPRMGSNFQMYGLGWFTLDYYGKKIIRHDGGADGFVTTTCFVPSLNLGIVVLTNTDANAFYAALRTQIIDAFMNLPYQNHSERIYKAVSANTKLDNAEINKMREVAAKKPKPAIKNEDYSGKYRNEVYGEIEITSSPNPSPKGEESLTVHFSHHPFLTGKLEPMGENDFLCTYSVATYGIKKINFVASPSYPSPHGEGSKQPAQKVKSVIIRVNDFVDMMEYEFTKE from the coding sequence ATGAAAAAACTTTTTTTCAGAGCCCATCCTAAATCCTTCCCTAAGGGAAGGACTTTGTATATATTACTTTTACTTTTCTCCCTTCCCTTCGGGAAGGGCTGGGGATGGGCTCTTGCTCAACCCACCTTCGTCAAAGATAGTTTAGATAAATACGTTGAGCGCGAAATGAAACGTTGGAATGTTCCCGGTTCGGCAGTCGCAATTGTGAAAGACGGAAAAGTGGTGGTGATGAAAGGGTATGGAGTGCGTGCAATTAAAGTCTCCTCCAATGAAGGGGATTTAGGGGAAGCTGTAGATGAGAATACGTTGTTCCAGATTGCATCCAACACAAAAGCATTCACTGCTACATCACTTGCTTTGCTTGATGTTCAAAAAAGAATTGCGCTGGATGATAAAGTCACCAAATGGCTTCCCTACTTCAAATTGAACGATGAACTTGCATCACGTGAAGTAACTGTAAAAGATTTGCTCTGCCACCGAATCGGCTTCCAGACATTTCAAAGTGATTTACTGAACTGGAACTGCAATCTCTCCCGCAAGGAACTCATCACGAACATGCGCAACGTGAAACCGGTTTACAGTTTCCGTTCTCATTACGGTTACTGCAATGCCGCATTTCTCACAGCGGGAGAAATAATTCCGGCTGTAACTGATACGAGTTGGGATGATTTTCTGAAATATCATTTCTTCATTCCGCTGAAGATGAATCATACTTCCACTACCTACAAAACAATTATTGCCGATAACAACGCTAGCAAACCTTACACGATTGTTGACGATAAATTAGTGCTTCTCCCCTATGCCAACGTGGATAATCTTGGTCCGGCTGCGAGTATAAATTCCTGCGTGAAGGATTTAGCGAACTGGCTCCTTATGCAATTAGACAGCGGAAAGTTTGAAGGCAAACAAGTTGTTCCGTTTGAAGCCTTGCAAATGACACGCGCTTCCAACTCAATTGTTTCGGATATGAATCCGAGAATGGGTTCTAACTTTCAGATGTATGGGCTTGGATGGTTCACGCTTGATTATTACGGAAAAAAAATCATCCGACATGATGGAGGCGCGGATGGTTTCGTTACAACAACTTGTTTTGTTCCTTCTCTGAATCTTGGAATTGTTGTATTGACCAATACGGATGCAAATGCGTTTTATGCAGCATTGCGCACACAAATTATTGACGCCTTCATGAATCTTCCTTACCAAAATCACAGCGAACGAATTTACAAAGCAGTTTCGGCAAATACAAAACTGGATAATGCGGAAATAAATAAAATGCGTGAGGTCGCTGCTAAAAAACCGAAACCTGCAATAAAAAATGAAGATTACTCAGGGAAATATAGAAATGAGGTGTATGGAGAAATCGAAATTACCTCATCCCCTAACCCTTCTCCTAAAGGAGAAGAGAGTTTAACTGTTCACTTTTCACATCATCCATTTCTCACAGGAAAACTGGAGCCGATGGGAGAGAATGATTTTCTCTGCACTTACAGCGTTGCCACTTATGGAATAAAGAAAATAAATTTTGTTGCCTCACCCTCTTATCCCTCTCCTCATGGAGAGGGAAGTAAACAGCCAGCACAAAAAGTAAAAAGTGTAATCATTCGCGTAAATGATTTTGTGGATATGATGGAGTATGAATTCACAAAAGAATAA